One window of Solwaraspora sp. WMMA2056 genomic DNA carries:
- a CDS encoding lytic polysaccharide monooxygenase encodes MPSLSVTVWAPVRRALTVTAAAALLLGGALAEVATAHGSSIDPPSRNYGCYERWANDFQNPRMATDDPMCWQAWQADSTAMWNWNSLYIDGVDGQHQAHIPDGQLCSAGNTGGTRYASLDVPGNWRAASVGTNFTVTYHDQALHGADYHLVYVTRQGFDPLTQRLRWSDLELVRTTSGAAPGAGTRTSNPNLNGVSVDIPVSAPGRTGRHIVYLIWKASHADQTYYFCSDVNFGGTGATPAPTTPAPAPTTPAPVPTTAVPTTAVPTTAVPTTSAPGDCTATFAVVASWQGGFQAEVRVTAGASELTGWTVGWTNPTGQQVTQAWNAALTSSGSSVTARNAAYNGALAAGASTSFGLIGSATATPSASALTCRAG; translated from the coding sequence ATGCCTTCCCTCTCCGTCACCGTCTGGGCGCCCGTACGCCGGGCGCTCACCGTCACGGCAGCCGCCGCCCTGCTGCTGGGCGGTGCCCTCGCCGAGGTCGCCACCGCCCACGGTTCGTCGATCGATCCGCCGTCGCGCAACTACGGCTGCTACGAGCGCTGGGCCAACGACTTCCAGAACCCTCGGATGGCCACCGACGATCCGATGTGCTGGCAGGCCTGGCAGGCCGACTCCACCGCCATGTGGAACTGGAACAGCCTCTACATCGACGGCGTCGACGGCCAGCACCAGGCCCACATCCCCGACGGACAGCTGTGCAGCGCCGGCAACACCGGTGGTACCCGCTACGCCTCGCTCGACGTACCCGGCAACTGGCGGGCGGCCAGCGTCGGGACCAACTTCACCGTCACGTACCACGATCAGGCCCTGCACGGTGCCGACTACCACCTGGTCTACGTCACCCGACAGGGCTTCGACCCGCTCACCCAACGCCTGCGCTGGAGCGACCTGGAGCTGGTCCGGACCACCAGCGGCGCGGCCCCCGGCGCCGGCACCCGGACCAGCAACCCCAACCTCAACGGCGTCTCGGTCGACATCCCGGTCAGCGCGCCGGGACGCACCGGTCGGCACATCGTCTACCTGATCTGGAAGGCCAGCCACGCCGACCAGACCTACTACTTCTGCAGCGACGTGAACTTCGGCGGTACCGGGGCGACCCCGGCACCGACCACTCCCGCACCCGCACCGACCACCCCGGCGCCCGTACCCACCACGGCCGTGCCGACCACGGCCGTACCGACCACGGCCGTACCGACCACCAGCGCGCCAGGCGACTGCACGGCGACGTTCGCGGTCGTCGCCAGCTGGCAGGGCGGCTTCCAGGCCGAGGTACGGGTCACCGCCGGCGCCTCCGAGCTGACCGGATGGACGGTGGGCTGGACCAATCCGACCGGCCAGCAGGTGACCCAGGCGTGGAACGCCGCCCTCACGAGCAGTGGGTCCTCGGTGACCGCCCGCAACGCCGCCTACAATGGCGCGCTCGCTGCCGGCGCGAGCACCAGCTTCGGCCTGATCGGGTCGGCCACCGCAACGCCGTCGGCGTCGGCGTTGACCTGCCGGGCCGGCTGA
- a CDS encoding GntR family transcriptional regulator: MPQVNPGAAEVPHRQIADQLRERIRRGDWAPGERLPAIPAIAEMYGVAKQTVQRTVDQLRVEGLLITKPGSGTFVRGTRRRLNRLARGRYGGQRGYHADLAARYRQQLTEVGRAPAPAEVADAFGVADGTELVVRRHVVRTDDSPVEVGASWFRVADAAGTSLDRAEPFGRPLYQEAEEVTGRRYTWARDVLTARQPSRDEAQTLRIRPDTPVLHLLHVAYDAERRPIEVAQATWPGPVTTLTEEYRVPAPVPDPDPDPGLVLG, translated from the coding sequence ATGCCACAGGTCAACCCCGGTGCCGCCGAGGTTCCGCACCGTCAGATCGCCGACCAACTGCGCGAACGCATCCGCCGTGGCGACTGGGCACCCGGCGAACGCCTGCCGGCGATTCCCGCCATCGCCGAGATGTACGGGGTCGCCAAGCAGACCGTCCAGCGCACCGTGGACCAGCTCCGCGTCGAAGGCCTGCTGATCACCAAGCCCGGCTCGGGCACCTTCGTCCGTGGCACCCGCCGTCGACTCAACCGGCTCGCCCGGGGCCGCTACGGCGGCCAGCGCGGCTACCACGCCGATCTGGCGGCCCGCTACCGCCAACAGCTGACCGAGGTCGGCCGGGCTCCCGCGCCGGCGGAGGTCGCCGACGCCTTCGGCGTGGCGGACGGCACCGAACTGGTGGTACGCCGGCACGTGGTCCGTACCGACGACTCCCCCGTCGAGGTCGGCGCCTCCTGGTTCCGGGTCGCCGACGCGGCCGGCACCAGCCTGGACCGGGCCGAGCCGTTCGGCCGTCCGCTGTACCAGGAGGCCGAGGAGGTGACCGGCCGGCGGTACACCTGGGCCCGCGACGTACTCACCGCGCGCCAGCCCAGCCGCGACGAGGCGCAGACCCTGCGGATCAGACCGGACACCCCGGTGCTGCACCTGCTCCATGTCGCCTACGACGCCGAACGTCGACCGATCGAGGTCGCTCAGGCCACCTGGCCCGGGCCGGTCACCACCCTGACCGAGGAGTACCGGGTGCCGGCGCCGGTGCCCGATCCGGACCCGGATCCGGGTCTGGTACTCGGCTGA
- a CDS encoding methyltransferase has product MLTPLPLMRLVTGFWSFKTLAAAVELDLFTRLADGRSITVAQLCDEYGLAERPADTLLAACASLGLLVKEPGGDGYRNAPVAEEFLVVGRPYYFGGQVRYCDERTYLPWHRIGEALRTDRPLTWDPQTQESVFSNVDPQMLELFWEAMYATSIFTARALGEAYDFGAHDRLLDLGGGSGAYPIELCRRYPDLRASVYDLPHVVPIAADKAAAAGMSDRIGTIAGDFFADPALPDGHDVMLLSMVLHDWDETTNRALLARCHRALPSGGVIVISELLLNPDRTGPTEAALMGMNMLVETVGGRNYSETEYADWLADAGFGSIRTVTFDAPGANGAIIARKR; this is encoded by the coding sequence ATGCTAACCCCCCTCCCTCTTATGCGTCTGGTGACCGGTTTCTGGAGCTTCAAGACCCTCGCCGCCGCAGTCGAGCTGGACCTGTTCACCCGGCTGGCCGATGGCCGGAGCATCACCGTCGCGCAACTGTGCGACGAGTACGGGCTCGCCGAACGACCCGCGGACACCCTCCTGGCCGCCTGCGCTTCCCTCGGCCTGCTGGTCAAGGAGCCCGGTGGTGACGGATACCGCAACGCCCCCGTCGCCGAGGAGTTCCTGGTGGTCGGGCGGCCGTACTACTTCGGTGGACAGGTACGCTACTGCGACGAGCGCACCTACCTGCCGTGGCACCGCATCGGCGAAGCGCTGCGCACCGACCGGCCACTGACCTGGGATCCGCAGACCCAGGAGTCGGTCTTCTCCAATGTCGACCCGCAGATGCTCGAGCTGTTCTGGGAGGCGATGTACGCGACGTCGATCTTCACGGCGCGGGCGCTCGGCGAAGCGTACGACTTCGGTGCCCACGACCGGTTGCTCGACCTCGGCGGTGGCTCCGGGGCTTACCCGATCGAACTGTGCCGTCGCTACCCGGACCTGCGCGCGAGCGTCTACGACCTGCCCCATGTGGTGCCGATCGCGGCCGACAAGGCGGCTGCGGCGGGCATGAGCGACCGGATCGGCACCATCGCCGGTGACTTCTTCGCCGACCCCGCGTTGCCGGATGGCCACGACGTGATGCTGCTCAGCATGGTCCTGCACGACTGGGACGAGACGACCAACCGGGCGCTGCTCGCCCGCTGTCACCGGGCGCTGCCGTCCGGCGGCGTGATCGTCATTTCCGAGCTGCTGCTCAACCCGGACCGCACCGGGCCGACCGAGGCGGCCCTGATGGGGATGAACATGCTGGTGGAGACAGTCGGTGGACGCAACTACTCGGAGACCGAGTACGCCGACTGGCTGGCCGACGCCGGCTTCGGGTCGATTCGGACCGTGACGTTCGACGCTCCGGGTGCCAACGGCGCCATCATCGCGCGCAAGCGCTGA
- a CDS encoding PAC2 family protein — MTEFDGLPVLRSPVAIAAFEGWNDAADASTAAVEHLEQVWQAHEIAALDPEEFYDFQVSRPTIAMSGGETRQIQWPTTRFMVASPQGTDRDVVLIRGIEPSMRWRTFCEQVLELCHSLEVNRVVLLGALLADVPYTRPLPISGTASDKEAAERLALIPTRYDGPTGIVGVLQDACSRAEVDAVSFWVHVPHYANNPPCPKATLALLHRVEEVLDLPVPMADMAEEAAKWEARVRTTAEQDAELGEYVRELEERVGDAGIQPLTGDEIAQEFEKYLRRRGGSAGPTAGSGEWPSG, encoded by the coding sequence GTGACCGAGTTCGACGGCCTGCCGGTGCTGCGATCGCCGGTGGCGATCGCAGCCTTCGAAGGATGGAACGACGCCGCCGACGCCTCCACCGCCGCCGTCGAGCATCTCGAGCAGGTGTGGCAGGCACACGAGATCGCCGCGCTGGACCCCGAGGAGTTCTACGACTTCCAGGTCAGCCGGCCGACCATCGCGATGTCCGGTGGGGAGACCCGCCAGATCCAGTGGCCCACCACCCGGTTCATGGTCGCCAGTCCGCAGGGCACCGACCGTGACGTCGTCCTGATCCGGGGCATCGAGCCGAGCATGCGCTGGCGCACCTTCTGCGAGCAGGTGCTGGAGTTGTGCCACAGCCTGGAAGTCAACCGGGTGGTGCTGCTGGGCGCGCTGCTCGCCGACGTGCCGTACACCCGCCCGCTGCCGATCAGCGGCACCGCCTCGGACAAGGAGGCCGCCGAGCGACTCGCGCTGATCCCGACCCGCTACGACGGACCGACCGGGATCGTCGGCGTACTGCAGGACGCCTGCAGTCGGGCCGAGGTCGACGCCGTGTCGTTCTGGGTGCACGTGCCGCACTACGCCAACAACCCGCCCTGTCCCAAGGCCACCCTCGCGTTGCTGCACCGGGTCGAGGAGGTGCTGGACCTGCCCGTGCCGATGGCCGACATGGCGGAGGAGGCCGCGAAGTGGGAGGCCCGGGTGCGGACCACCGCCGAGCAGGACGCCGAGCTGGGCGAGTACGTGCGCGAGCTCGAGGAGCGCGTCGGGGACGCCGGGATCCAGCCGCTCACCGGCGACGAGATCGCCCAGGAGTTCGAAAAGTACCTCCGACGGCGAGGCGGATCGGCCGGCCCGACAGCTGGATCAGGTGAGTGGCCGTCCGGCTGA